The following coding sequences are from one Methanococcoides orientis window:
- a CDS encoding PepSY domain-containing protein — MRKITNMLLVGAIFLAGAGMIALTMQTDTVQAAYGSGPGSGWGGCPAYGSGYSGYSGYNMANTYSGNYELTVESIEDALGIAQEQIDADVKEENIYQMGRWWVVYYMNDDGVVMRSYIDAFTGDVLDTTTQSYDYSNTGRGYGMMYGAGYGMGHGPGMGYSRMYRY, encoded by the coding sequence ATGAGAAAAATAACAAACATGCTTTTGGTAGGTGCTATATTTCTTGCCGGTGCAGGAATGATCGCACTGACGATGCAAACTGATACTGTCCAGGCTGCTTATGGTTCAGGTCCGGGATCTGGATGGGGTGGATGCCCTGCATATGGCTCAGGCTATTCGGGCTATTCCGGATATAACATGGCAAATACCTATTCCGGTAATTATGAACTGACAGTTGAAAGCATTGAAGATGCATTAGGCATAGCTCAGGAGCAGATCGATGCCGATGTGAAAGAGGAGAACATCTACCAGATGGGCAGATGGTGGGTTGTGTATTACATGAACGATGATGGTGTTGTAATGCGTAGCTACATTGATGCATTCACTGGTGACGTTCTGGACACTACAACTCAGTCATACGACTATTCGAACACAGGACGTGGCTATGGTATGATGTACGGTGCTGGCTATGGTATGGGCCATGGTCCCGGAATGGGATAT